One genomic region from Spirulina subsalsa PCC 9445 encodes:
- a CDS encoding nucleotidyltransferase family protein, with protein sequence MVKTQIKTASKLALPLPIDAIETFCQRWQIAQLSVFGSILRDDFNTDSDVDFLYVLKPNIQWRLVDLMGAEEELEKLLGRKVDLVNRSSVEQSHNWLRKQNILSSSQVIYDSK encoded by the coding sequence ATGGTAAAAACACAGATAAAAACAGCCTCAAAATTAGCACTACCTCTACCAATAGATGCTATAGAAACCTTTTGTCAACGCTGGCAAATTGCTCAATTATCAGTTTTTGGATCTATTTTGCGTGATGATTTTAATACGGATAGCGATGTAGACTTTTTATATGTTCTTAAACCGAATATTCAATGGAGATTAGTTGATTTAATGGGTGCTGAAGAGGAATTAGAGAAATTACTTGGTCGCAAGGTTGATTTAGTCAATAGGTCTAGTGTTGAGCAGAGTCATAATTGGCTAAGAAAACAAAATATTCTTTCATCATCTCAGGTTATTTATGACAGCAAATAG
- a CDS encoding DUF86 domain-containing protein, which yields MTANRDLESILDIYYYSQNTISFVSGMTKAEFVEDQKTIAAVMYAIAVMGEATKRLSNEFREQHSYLPWKQLAGLRDRLVHAYKNIDLDILWDVVSVEIPALLVNLEPLLPKQEE from the coding sequence ATGACAGCAAATAGAGATTTAGAGTCCATACTTGATATATACTATTACAGTCAAAATACAATTTCTTTTGTATCGGGGATGACGAAAGCTGAATTTGTGGAAGATCAAAAAACAATTGCAGCAGTGATGTACGCGATCGCTGTTATGGGGGAAGCTACTAAGAGATTATCCAACGAATTTCGAGAACAACATTCCTATTTACCTTGGAAGCAACTCGCTGGGTTACGCGATCGCTTGGTACATGCTTACAAAAATATTGATCTGGATATATTATGGGATGTCGTTTCGGTTGAAATTCCAGCGTTACTGGTTAATTTAGAACCTTTGTTGCCCAAACAGGAAGAATAA
- a CDS encoding CRISPR-associated protein Csx11, whose amino-acid sequence MNQLDILANNRDAILLGEAIGWLHDYRKCSDEQLKVQAANLTGQQGLARNVLTIRVSSLSSITINLLGNICPFPKIIHRQSDTNCDILPDYLTRCHNTAHFDKQEPDGGEQNYPGVTVSSSFGFEQNIPNHLTTQLWGLPWTALASYSQNDRPNFTQKISELFIQVGADTRRPINEISLWDWGTLVGALYKAAVAGTLLSSSIPQARDLRWRLLSVRVEGLGYITKVSRLPDLLSRQKLLKDSFDKVRDLVEIEYPLGNEVYRDESRSIFVVYDLPNLLNLSNQMGENLRDLILQKFTQGTLKNDASLKLGGELQPIIELDQTSWWGQDPDWQTRNPPLNEIPPIGQILQKFIVSPPLPEEIKQSWPQNEIDQHKAADICTVCGMRPQGKSEKLASRKVCDICERRRLDRSQLWATQQAEDTIWIDEVADTNAKLALIIGRFDLEDWLSGQLVESLILNPVGSGSTTSVKNPSFSRIRRIWETTRQFWQDVQNDLKLSLSDSRRRLILYLDQIPNLGLFHVYELELGKTTLSVAWYPPQPDGTGGYLISTDNLSYVARQLEAEREIFTDSATAAIFVEDYIQSQFITCDRSITLRDSDSVRDRNQNLPTNLRIIRTEHQDVAYSTAIPILTEPSTFMALVPADKSLDVVKAIKTKYEREMGKVRNRLPLYLGVVYFDRRTPLRSALDAGRQMLSYKSRSQKLWQVIQASCPLPTEATEDKKIEVTLTHEHSTITWSVPSYMGDGTTEDVWYPYVFLETNGDDNKVNGRSRKIKSQRPGTIEPCWLVHAGDLKQGDKIYFTPSTFDFEYLDSTARRFEIHYDENGRRPRSTRPFYLEDLDRIQTLWEILKNLKTSQRHQVIYTIEATREMWHGENLQQSWTDDTFKQFVKDTLSNAAWPKTKLWHTIPETERQQLIDAGVRGKLADIADLYMEILKER is encoded by the coding sequence ATGAACCAACTTGATATACTAGCAAATAATCGTGATGCGATTTTATTGGGTGAGGCAATTGGTTGGTTACATGATTACCGCAAATGCTCTGATGAGCAATTGAAAGTACAAGCAGCTAATTTAACTGGACAACAGGGTTTAGCTCGAAACGTACTCACTATCCGTGTTTCTAGCTTAAGTAGTATTACTATTAATTTACTAGGGAACATTTGCCCATTTCCGAAAATTATTCATCGACAATCGGATACAAATTGTGATATTCTGCCTGATTATTTAACTCGCTGTCATAATACAGCCCACTTCGACAAACAAGAACCAGATGGCGGAGAACAAAACTATCCGGGTGTAACAGTTAGTTCCTCATTTGGTTTTGAGCAAAATATCCCTAATCATCTAACTACTCAACTTTGGGGTTTACCCTGGACAGCATTAGCTAGTTATTCTCAAAATGATCGACCAAATTTTACTCAAAAAATTAGTGAATTATTTATCCAAGTTGGTGCAGATACACGCCGTCCTATTAATGAAATCAGTTTATGGGATTGGGGAACACTGGTAGGCGCACTTTATAAAGCTGCTGTTGCTGGTACATTATTGTCAAGCAGTATTCCGCAAGCTAGGGATCTGCGCTGGCGGTTATTAAGTGTTAGAGTTGAAGGACTTGGTTATATCACAAAGGTTTCTAGACTTCCTGATTTATTAAGCCGACAAAAATTGCTTAAAGATTCTTTTGATAAAGTACGCGATTTAGTAGAAATAGAATATCCACTAGGAAATGAAGTTTATCGAGATGAAAGCAGAAGTATTTTTGTGGTATATGATTTACCAAATCTTTTGAATTTAAGCAATCAAATGGGTGAAAATCTTCGTGATTTGATTCTGCAAAAATTCACGCAAGGTACATTAAAAAATGATGCAAGTTTAAAACTAGGTGGAGAACTACAACCAATCATAGAACTGGATCAGACTTCTTGGTGGGGGCAAGATCCTGACTGGCAAACTAGAAATCCACCTTTAAATGAAATTCCTCCCATTGGTCAAATTCTTCAAAAATTTATTGTTTCACCACCATTACCTGAAGAAATCAAACAGTCCTGGCCTCAAAATGAAATAGATCAACACAAAGCTGCTGATATTTGCACAGTTTGCGGAATGCGACCACAAGGAAAATCCGAGAAGCTTGCATCGCGTAAAGTCTGTGATATTTGTGAAAGACGACGACTTGATCGATCTCAACTTTGGGCTACTCAACAAGCTGAAGATACAATCTGGATTGATGAGGTTGCTGATACAAATGCAAAGCTTGCACTAATTATTGGTCGGTTTGATTTAGAGGATTGGTTGAGTGGTCAATTAGTCGAGTCTCTCATTCTTAATCCTGTTGGCTCAGGTTCAACCACTTCGGTTAAAAACCCCTCTTTTAGTCGAATTCGCCGTATTTGGGAAACAACCCGCCAATTTTGGCAAGATGTACAAAATGACTTAAAGCTATCACTATCTGATAGTCGCCGTCGTTTGATTCTCTATCTTGATCAAATACCTAACTTGGGGCTATTCCATGTTTATGAGTTGGAATTAGGTAAAACCACATTAAGTGTAGCTTGGTATCCACCACAGCCCGATGGAACTGGAGGATATTTGATTTCAACTGATAATCTTAGTTATGTTGCCCGACAGCTTGAAGCCGAAAGAGAAATCTTTACTGACTCGGCGACTGCTGCAATTTTTGTAGAAGATTATATTCAGTCTCAATTTATTACTTGTGATCGCTCAATTACATTACGCGATAGTGATTCAGTACGTGATCGCAACCAAAATCTACCAACAAATCTGCGAATTATCAGAACCGAACATCAAGATGTTGCCTACTCTACTGCTATTCCTATATTGACTGAACCGAGTACATTTATGGCTCTTGTTCCAGCAGATAAATCTCTTGATGTAGTTAAGGCGATAAAAACAAAGTATGAACGCGAAATGGGCAAAGTCCGCAATCGTCTACCCTTATATCTCGGTGTTGTCTACTTTGATCGTCGTACTCCCCTCCGGTCTGCTTTAGACGCTGGACGACAAATGTTGAGCTATAAATCTAGAAGTCAAAAATTATGGCAGGTTATTCAGGCTTCATGCCCATTACCCACGGAAGCAACAGAGGATAAGAAAATTGAAGTAACACTAACCCATGAACACAGTACCATTACTTGGTCTGTTCCTAGTTATATGGGTGATGGTACAACTGAAGATGTCTGGTATCCTTACGTATTTCTAGAAACTAATGGTGATGATAACAAGGTAAATGGACGATCACGCAAAATCAAAAGTCAGCGACCTGGTACAATTGAACCCTGTTGGTTAGTTCATGCTGGTGATTTAAAACAAGGCGATAAAATTTATTTCACCCCCTCCACCTTTGACTTTGAATACCTCGACAGCACCGCCCGCCGCTTTGAAATTCACTACGACGAAAACGGTCGCCGCCCCCGTTCCACCCGTCCCTTCTACCTCGAAGACCTAGACCGTATCCAAACCCTTTGGGAAATTCTCAAAAACCTCAAAACCTCCCAACGCCATCAAGTTATTTACACCATCGAAGCAACTCGCGAAATGTGGCATGGTGAAAATTTACAACAATCATGGACAGATGACACATTTAAGCAATTTGTCAAAGATACCCTCAGTAATGCAGCATGGCCCAAAACAAAACTCTGGCACACTATCCCGGAAACAGAACGTCAGCAACTCATTGATGCGGGAGTGCGGGGCAAACTGGCAGATATAGCAGACTTGTATATGGAAATCCTCAAGGAGCGATAA
- the cmr4 gene encoding type III-B CRISPR module RAMP protein Cmr4, with protein sequence MATYKRQRYLFMTLDPVHIGTGGYRLGRVDNSIVREPGTKIPKIPGTSLHGAARSYAAQLYETPEAAGQSHNKVTGNIADNPVCYTFGYIKGQDIYSGVVNIFDAHILLFPVHSMVGPVWVSTVERLEEAGFTVEPPQTDWKKEKVLLNWERTDPLNLGWLMLEILPDKVKIEPPKKSKWQDQERYKAIKKIVIVQDALFSQIVNSNLEVRTSVAIDPETGAADEGALFTYEAIPRATFLTAEVVLDDYGSGQEQDENKQNDDKQEENNKPKKRQRPFPKEKKFKSSKNLPGGAWTCPLCVVKAGFRMIEWLGVGGMGTRGFGRMAMIGDPITVGLSDLFDQEKNHD encoded by the coding sequence ATGGCAACCTACAAACGACAACGTTATTTATTTATGACCCTCGACCCCGTACATATCGGTACTGGGGGCTATCGCTTGGGGCGAGTCGATAACAGCATTGTCCGCGAACCCGGTACAAAAATCCCCAAAATCCCCGGCACAAGTTTACACGGTGCAGCCCGCTCCTATGCAGCACAGTTATATGAAACCCCCGAAGCCGCAGGACAAAGCCATAATAAAGTTACAGGAAACATCGCTGATAATCCTGTCTGCTACACCTTTGGCTATATCAAAGGTCAAGATATTTATTCCGGCGTTGTCAATATTTTTGATGCTCATATCCTTCTGTTTCCTGTTCATTCAATGGTTGGCCCCGTTTGGGTGAGTACGGTAGAGCGTTTAGAAGAAGCGGGCTTTACAGTTGAGCCACCACAAACTGACTGGAAAAAAGAAAAAGTTTTGCTAAATTGGGAACGCACCGATCCTTTAAACTTAGGTTGGTTAATGTTAGAAATTTTACCAGATAAAGTAAAAATTGAACCTCCTAAAAAGTCCAAATGGCAAGATCAAGAACGCTATAAGGCAATCAAAAAAATTGTGATTGTCCAAGATGCTCTGTTTAGCCAAATTGTGAATAGCAATTTAGAAGTCCGCACCTCGGTAGCCATTGACCCAGAAACAGGTGCAGCCGATGAAGGAGCTTTATTCACCTACGAAGCCATCCCCCGCGCTACATTCCTCACCGCAGAAGTCGTTTTAGATGATTATGGCTCTGGTCAAGAGCAGGACGAAAATAAACAAAATGATGATAAGCAAGAAGAAAATAACAAGCCCAAAAAACGCCAGCGTCCATTTCCCAAAGAGAAAAAGTTTAAGAGTAGTAAAAATTTACCTGGAGGGGCTTGGACTTGTCCCTTATGTGTGGTGAAAGCAGGGTTTAGGATGATTGAGTGGTTGGGAGTTGGTGGTATGGGAACGCGAGGCTTTGGACGGATGGCTATGATTGGTGATCCAATAACGGTAGGTTTATCAGACCTTTTTGATCAGGAGAAAAATCATGATTAA
- a CDS encoding zinc ribbon domain-containing protein: MNPNGTTQNCSGCGQKVPKTIQDRWHSCPHCGLETRP, translated from the coding sequence GTGAATCCGAACGGTACAACCCAGAATTGCTCTGGTTGTGGGCAGAAGGTTCCAAAAACCATCCAGGATAGATGGCACTCTTGCCCTCACTGTGGATTGGAAACTAGACCGTGA
- the aroQ gene encoding type II 3-dehydroquinate dehydratase, whose product MTESPLSLLILHGPNLNLLGQREPGIYGQLTLAKINELLQQQAKALDVTITPYQSNHEGSLVDAIQSALGQYSGILINPGAYTHTSVALRDALLAVQLPTVEVHLSNIYRREEFRHHSYIAPVAIGQISGFGVQSYCLGLQALVQHLRDEASSP is encoded by the coding sequence ATGACAGAATCCCCCTTAAGCCTCTTAATTCTGCACGGACCGAACTTGAACTTATTAGGTCAACGAGAACCCGGCATTTACGGCCAACTGACCCTAGCCAAAATCAATGAATTATTGCAACAACAAGCCAAAGCATTAGATGTCACCATCACCCCCTATCAATCCAATCATGAAGGGTCTTTAGTTGATGCCATTCAATCCGCCCTCGGTCAATATTCCGGCATCCTCATCAATCCGGGGGCTTATACTCATACCAGCGTCGCCCTACGGGATGCTTTATTAGCCGTTCAACTGCCCACCGTAGAAGTTCATTTAAGCAACATTTACCGTCGCGAAGAATTCCGCCATCACTCCTACATTGCCCCCGTTGCCATCGGTCAAATTAGCGGCTTTGGAGTCCAGAGTTATTGTTTAGGTTTACAAGCCTTAGTCCAGCATTTAAGGGACGAAGCCAGTAGCCCTTGA
- a CDS encoding competence/damage-inducible protein A: MSAEIICVGTELLLGDILNSNAQYLAKELARLGIPHYYQSVVGDNPGRIHQVVEMAIARSSILIFTGGLGPTPDDLTTETLAAFFQTPLVEHPEVLQDITEKFAMRRREMTPNNRKQALLPQGATVLPNPSGTAPGMIWQPKPDLTLLTFPGVPSEMRRMWQETAVPFLQAQGWGKQIIHSRLLKFWGIGESTLATKVADFFDSPNPTVAPYASAGEVRLRVSAKAPSEGEALQLIEPIAAQIQAIAGWDYFGHDEQTLATVVGELLRDRQQTLSVAESCTGGGLGEMLTQVAGSSDYFQGGVISYANTVKTQLLGVSPELLTQLGAVSEPVAKQMALGVQKQLGSDWSLSITGIAGPGGGSDHKPVGLVYIGLAAPDQTVDIFEYRFGQERDRATIRYMSACNALDRLRRKLLDSPS, from the coding sequence ATGAGTGCGGAAATTATTTGCGTCGGAACGGAATTATTGCTGGGGGATATTCTCAACAGTAATGCCCAGTATTTGGCCAAGGAATTGGCGCGTTTGGGCATTCCTCACTACTATCAAAGTGTGGTGGGGGATAATCCGGGACGAATTCATCAGGTTGTGGAAATGGCGATCGCCCGCTCCTCAATTTTGATCTTTACCGGAGGCCTGGGCCCCACTCCCGACGACTTAACCACCGAAACCCTCGCCGCATTTTTCCAAACCCCCTTAGTGGAACATCCCGAGGTTTTACAGGATATTACGGAAAAGTTTGCCATGCGACGGCGGGAAATGACCCCCAACAATCGCAAGCAAGCCCTCCTCCCCCAAGGGGCGACCGTGCTACCTAATCCCAGTGGCACCGCACCGGGCATGATTTGGCAACCTAAACCGGATTTAACTCTCCTCACCTTTCCGGGGGTGCCGTCGGAAATGCGCCGGATGTGGCAAGAAACGGCGGTTCCCTTTTTGCAAGCCCAAGGGTGGGGTAAACAGATTATTCACAGTCGTTTACTCAAGTTTTGGGGCATTGGGGAGTCTACCTTAGCCACCAAAGTAGCCGATTTCTTTGACTCCCCCAATCCCACCGTCGCCCCCTACGCTTCGGCCGGGGAAGTGCGCTTACGGGTATCGGCTAAGGCTCCCTCGGAAGGGGAAGCCCTTCAACTCATTGAACCCATTGCCGCCCAAATTCAAGCCATTGCCGGATGGGACTATTTTGGTCACGATGAGCAAACTTTAGCCACGGTGGTGGGGGAATTATTGCGCGATCGCCAGCAAACCCTCTCTGTGGCCGAATCCTGCACCGGAGGCGGTCTAGGGGAAATGTTAACCCAAGTGGCAGGCAGTTCCGACTACTTTCAGGGGGGCGTAATTAGCTACGCCAACACCGTCAAAACCCAGCTTTTAGGTGTGAGTCCTGAATTATTGACCCAGTTGGGGGCTGTCAGTGAACCCGTCGCCAAACAAATGGCCCTAGGAGTACAGAAACAACTAGGCAGCGACTGGAGTTTAAGCATTACAGGCATTGCAGGCCCCGGGGGAGGAAGTGATCATAAACCTGTGGGGTTAGTGTATATTGGGTTAGCTGCCCCAGATCAAACGGTGGATATCTTTGAGTATCGTTTTGGTCAAGAACGCGATCGCGCCACCATTCGCTACATGAGTGCCTGTAACGCCCTTGACCGTCTCCGTCGCAAACTACTTGATTCCCCCTCCTAG
- a CDS encoding glycosyltransferase family 4 protein, translating to MPLHLYHLIAFLISAIVVLWSTPVVKTIGLKRGHVDHPNEERKVHERPMVRLGGVAIFTGTAVALCLVWLLGGFEVLPQDKGDIFGLIVGGVGFFLIGLTDDLFSLGPLPRLLMQVGVATLAWMLGVQIDFLSIPFAGLVQIGWLSLPVTVIWLVGMANAINWIDGLDGLAAGVSGIAAVVMLVVSLFMQQSAAALIAAALAGGALGFLRYNFNPAQIFMGDGGAYFMGFVLAAVGVIGLVKTTAVTAVVLPYLILAVPILDMSAVIISRLSQGKSPFLSDNRHLHHRLLNAGISQRLTVLFIYCLTLWVGSLALAFSGIPSGEAYAMGATALLAYVGWQVWRNTRASRS from the coding sequence ATGCCTCTCCATCTGTATCATTTGATTGCCTTCCTCATTTCTGCGATTGTTGTCCTATGGAGTACACCAGTCGTCAAAACCATTGGGCTAAAACGCGGTCACGTTGACCACCCCAACGAAGAACGGAAAGTCCATGAGCGGCCAATGGTGCGCTTGGGGGGCGTTGCCATTTTTACGGGGACGGCAGTTGCCCTGTGTTTGGTTTGGCTTTTAGGGGGCTTTGAAGTTCTCCCCCAAGACAAAGGCGATATCTTCGGTCTGATTGTCGGAGGGGTTGGTTTTTTCCTCATTGGACTGACCGATGATTTATTTAGTCTTGGTCCATTGCCTCGCTTACTAATGCAAGTCGGGGTGGCTACCTTGGCTTGGATGTTGGGAGTCCAAATTGATTTTCTCTCCATTCCCTTTGCGGGTTTAGTCCAAATTGGTTGGCTCAGTCTACCTGTGACTGTGATTTGGTTGGTGGGGATGGCGAATGCCATTAACTGGATTGATGGTCTAGATGGGTTAGCCGCCGGAGTCTCAGGCATTGCGGCGGTAGTGATGTTGGTGGTGTCCCTGTTTATGCAGCAGTCGGCCGCCGCCCTGATTGCGGCAGCCCTCGCGGGGGGAGCATTGGGTTTTCTGCGCTATAACTTCAACCCCGCTCAGATTTTTATGGGCGATGGAGGGGCTTATTTTATGGGCTTTGTCTTAGCGGCCGTGGGGGTGATTGGGTTGGTGAAAACTACGGCTGTCACAGCCGTAGTGCTACCCTATTTGATTTTAGCCGTGCCGATTTTGGATATGTCGGCGGTGATTATCTCTCGCCTGAGTCAAGGCAAATCCCCGTTTTTGTCCGATAATCGTCATCTCCACCATCGTTTACTCAATGCGGGGATTTCCCAACGCTTAACGGTTTTGTTTATTTACTGTCTCACCCTCTGGGTGGGCAGTTTAGCCCTCGCCTTCTCAGGGATTCCCAGTGGAGAAGCCTATGCGATGGGCGCAACAGCATTATTAGCCTATGTGGGGTGGCAGGTTTGGCGCAATACTCGGGCAAGTCGGTCTTAA
- the glyA gene encoding serine hydroxymethyltransferase translates to MSRTNLDFLAQSDPRVAEILNLELQRQRDHLELIASENFTSAAVLAAQGSVLTNKYAEGLPGKRYYGGCEFIDQVEQLAIDRAKELFGAASANVQPHSGAQANFAVFLTLLNPGDTIMGMDLSHGGHLTHGSPVNVSGKWFRVVQYGVSPETEQLDYEMIRAIAKKEQPKLIICGYSAYPRIIDFAKFREIADEVGAYLMADIAHIAGLVATGHHPNPIPHCHVVTTTTHKTLRGPRGGLILTGDEELGKKLNKAVFPGTQGGPLEHVIAAKAVAFGEALKPEFKTYSGQVIANAQALAAGLIQRGFKIVSGGTDNHLMLVDLRSIGMTGKRADQLVSGVRITANKNTVPFDPESPFVTSGLRLGSPAMTTRGMAEAEFTEIANIIADRLLNPDDEAVAEDCRRRVGALCDRFPLYDHLRIAVPALA, encoded by the coding sequence ATGAGCAGAACCAATCTAGATTTTTTAGCACAAAGCGACCCTCGCGTGGCCGAAATTCTTAACCTAGAACTCCAACGCCAACGGGATCACCTAGAATTAATTGCCAGTGAAAACTTTACCTCAGCAGCAGTTCTGGCGGCACAAGGTTCCGTCTTGACCAACAAATACGCCGAAGGTCTACCGGGAAAACGCTACTATGGCGGCTGTGAATTTATCGACCAAGTGGAACAGTTAGCCATTGACCGGGCGAAAGAACTCTTCGGGGCGGCCAGTGCTAACGTTCAACCCCACTCCGGCGCCCAGGCCAATTTTGCCGTCTTCCTGACCCTATTAAACCCCGGTGACACCATTATGGGCATGGACTTGTCCCACGGGGGCCATTTAACCCACGGGTCCCCGGTGAATGTGTCGGGGAAATGGTTCCGGGTGGTGCAGTATGGGGTGAGTCCTGAAACCGAACAGTTGGATTATGAGATGATTCGCGCGATCGCCAAAAAAGAACAACCCAAGCTGATCATCTGTGGGTATTCTGCCTATCCCCGGATCATTGACTTTGCCAAATTCCGGGAAATTGCCGATGAAGTCGGAGCCTATTTAATGGCCGATATTGCCCACATTGCTGGATTAGTGGCCACCGGACACCACCCCAACCCCATCCCCCATTGTCACGTCGTCACCACCACCACCCACAAAACCCTACGGGGGCCACGGGGAGGCTTAATCCTGACTGGGGATGAAGAGTTAGGCAAAAAACTGAATAAAGCCGTATTCCCCGGCACCCAAGGCGGCCCCCTAGAACACGTTATCGCCGCCAAGGCCGTCGCCTTTGGGGAAGCCCTGAAACCAGAATTTAAGACCTATTCCGGGCAAGTCATCGCCAATGCCCAAGCCCTCGCCGCCGGATTAATCCAACGGGGCTTTAAAATCGTCTCCGGGGGCACCGATAACCACTTAATGTTAGTAGACCTGCGTTCCATTGGCATGACCGGGAAACGGGCGGATCAGTTGGTGAGTGGGGTGCGCATCACAGCCAACAAAAACACCGTTCCCTTTGACCCCGAATCCCCCTTTGTCACCAGTGGGTTACGCTTAGGTTCTCCGGCCATGACCACCCGGGGGATGGCAGAGGCCGAATTTACCGAAATTGCTAATATTATCGCCGATCGGTTGTTGAATCCTGACGATGAGGCGGTGGCGGAAGATTGTCGCCGTCGGGTGGGGGCGCTGTGCGATCGCTTCCCCCTGTATGATCATTTACGGATTGCCGTACCTGCTCTCGCCTAA
- a CDS encoding diguanylate cyclase domain-containing protein: MKIWQTSLKFRLVSYFSVLCLVMTLMTGTLTFFGLRTVIRENGVQHFERMTDLKEDALNLWLQNQRQAIAQLSQCPTVLAPLATLNNPLATPTEWQSAQEQLQAIFTISLAGNDALDNITILRPSGQVLFSTLPPPSYQDLPPLDSAPLAGSRFDLNSSSSSPLFVTVPLTAAGETHSLGTLVAHLNPVIFQGIANNPTGLGKSGRIYLLNSQGEFTPQFPREMTLQPNHNQGIQKVLNHQRGVGWYRNRQSVPVIGIYRRLKESPFLLLVEMDQAELFRPVYQVVWQLVSAELFGSVLLLMGVYWLAGRVTQPILAIAQSATQIAEGNFSVKTPPVSEDELGILAQAFNRMAKHLCILYASLNEQIVRLRHTETSLRETCQQLEQEVAERHKAEIALAQVNQHLYQLATLDGLTQIPNRRQFDETLHHEWKRMARERLPLSLIMIDVDEFKRYNDYYGHLMGDDCLQKIAQGIEQVLKRSGDLVARYGGEEFAVLLPHTDTTGALRLAHLIQEAVTDLQLIHATSHVQPYVTVSLGLATVVPHPEQAATDLIEQADKALFQAKRNGRNCVRSGSALSVIAR; the protein is encoded by the coding sequence ATGAAAATTTGGCAGACCAGTTTAAAATTTCGGTTAGTTAGCTATTTTTCGGTGTTGTGCTTGGTGATGACGCTGATGACAGGCACACTAACATTTTTTGGCTTGCGTACGGTGATTCGGGAGAATGGGGTACAGCATTTTGAGCGGATGACGGACTTAAAGGAAGATGCGCTGAACTTGTGGTTACAGAATCAGCGTCAGGCGATCGCACAACTGAGTCAATGCCCTACAGTTCTCGCCCCCCTAGCCACCCTCAATAATCCCCTGGCGACTCCTACAGAATGGCAAAGCGCCCAAGAACAGTTACAAGCTATTTTTACTATTTCCTTGGCCGGGAATGATGCTTTAGACAATATCACGATTCTTCGTCCCTCCGGTCAGGTTCTCTTCTCCACCCTACCCCCCCCTTCCTACCAAGATTTACCCCCCCTCGACTCTGCCCCGTTAGCCGGATCCCGCTTCGATCTCAATTCTTCTTCTAGTTCTCCCCTATTCGTTACTGTTCCGCTCACAGCTGCCGGAGAAACCCATTCTCTGGGAACGTTAGTGGCTCATCTAAACCCCGTTATTTTCCAAGGCATCGCGAACAACCCGACTGGACTGGGGAAAAGCGGGCGAATTTACCTGCTCAATAGTCAAGGGGAATTCACCCCTCAATTCCCTCGGGAGATGACGTTACAGCCTAACCACAATCAAGGCATTCAAAAGGTACTCAACCATCAGAGGGGGGTGGGATGGTATCGCAATCGCCAATCGGTTCCGGTGATTGGGATTTATCGTAGGTTGAAAGAATCCCCTTTCCTGCTGTTGGTGGAAATGGATCAGGCCGAATTGTTTCGCCCGGTTTATCAAGTCGTGTGGCAATTGGTGAGCGCTGAACTGTTTGGCTCAGTGTTATTACTGATGGGGGTGTATTGGCTCGCTGGTCGAGTAACTCAGCCGATTTTAGCGATCGCCCAAAGTGCCACCCAAATCGCCGAAGGGAACTTTAGCGTTAAAACGCCCCCCGTGAGTGAGGATGAATTAGGGATTCTCGCCCAAGCCTTCAACCGCATGGCTAAACATCTCTGCATTCTCTATGCGAGTCTCAATGAACAAATTGTACGTCTCCGTCACACGGAAACCTCTCTGCGGGAAACTTGCCAACAGCTAGAACAAGAGGTTGCCGAACGTCATAAAGCGGAAATAGCCCTAGCCCAAGTCAATCAACACCTCTATCAACTGGCCACCCTAGACGGCCTCACCCAAATCCCCAACCGTCGCCAATTTGACGAAACCCTGCACCACGAATGGAAGCGCATGGCACGGGAACGCCTTCCCCTCTCCTTGATTATGATCGACGTAGACGAATTTAAACGCTACAACGACTATTACGGTCACTTGATGGGAGATGATTGTTTACAGAAAATTGCCCAAGGCATTGAGCAAGTTCTCAAACGGTCTGGAGACTTAGTAGCGCGCTATGGTGGAGAAGAATTTGCTGTTTTATTGCCTCATACCGACACCACAGGAGCCCTGCGCCTTGCCCATTTAATTCAAGAAGCGGTTACAGACTTACAACTGATTCACGCCACTTCCCACGTGCAACCCTATGTCACAGTGAGTCTGGGATTAGCCACAGTGGTTCCCCATCCTGAACAAGCGGCCACGGATTTAATTGAACAAGCGGATAAAGCCTTGTTCCAAGCGAAACGGAACGGCCGCAATTGCGTTAGATCCGGTTCTGCTTTATCGGTGATTGCCCGTTAA